The Mus caroli chromosome 1, CAROLI_EIJ_v1.1, whole genome shotgun sequence genome has a window encoding:
- the Retreg2 gene encoding reticulophagy regulator 2 isoform X2: MASSGGGNTGAGGTSGLGLGLGLSLGMGEATGDAEEEAAAAEAVGRLATSLWLRLRGWEAVLAAAQRLLVWEKPLHSLVTAATLNGLFWLLSSSSLRPFFLLSISLLTYFLLDLWHPRFLPDVSAPPPEEPHSDSEGAGSGAQPHLLSVPELCRYLAESWLTFQIHLQELLQYKRQNPAQFCARVCSGCAVLAVLGHYVPGIMISYIVLLSILLWPLVVYHELIQRMYTRLEPLLMQLDYSMKAEADALHHKHDKRKRQGKSAPPAGDEPLAETESESEAELAGFSPVVDVKKTALALAITDSELSDEEASILESGGFSVSRATTPQLTDVSEDLDQQSLPSEPEEALNRELGDGEETELASPEDLLSAPPALSKQALDTEEEGAADKETLLQLSSPLHFVNTHFNGAGSPQDGVKCPPGGPVKTLSPEADSPQPLAAPEEEEALTTEDFELLDQGELEQLNAELGLGPEMPPKPPDVLPPPPLGADSHSLVQSDQEAHAEVEP, from the exons ATGGCGAGCAGCGGTGGCGGTAACACCGGCGCGGGTGGCACCTCGgggctgggcctgggcctggggctGAGCCTCGGCATGGGTGAGGCCACTGGCGACGCGGAGGAGGAGGCGGCCGCAGCCGAGGCAGTGGGACGCTTAGCCACGTCCCTGTGGCTGCGGCTCCGCGGCTGGGAGGCCGTGCTGGCGGCCGCACAGCGACTGCTGGTTTGGGAGAAGCCGCTGCACAGCCTGGTCACGGCGGCCACACTCAACGGCCTCTTCTG GTTGTTGTCTTCGTCGTCCCTCCGGCCCTTCTTCCTGCTCAGCATCTCACTTTTGACCTATTTTCTACTGGATCTCTGGCATCCTCGCTTTCTCCCTGACGTTTCAG CACCACCCCCTGAAGAACCACATTCTGACAG TGAGGGTGCGGGGTCAGGCGCCCAGCCGCACCTGCTGAGTGTGCCCGAGTTGTGCAGATACCTGGCTGAGAGCTGGCTCACCTTCCAGATTCACCTGCAAGAGCTGTTGCAGTACAAGAGGCAGAATCCAGCTCAG TTCTGTGCTCGAGTCTGTTCTGGCTGTGCTGTGCTAGCTGTGTTGGGACACTATGTTCCAGGGATTATGATTTCCTACATTGTCT TGCTGAGTATCCTGCTGTGGCCCCTGGTGGTTTATCATGAGTTGATCCAGAGGATGTATACTCGCCTGGAGCCCTTGCTCATGCAGCTGGACTACAGCATGAAAGCTGAAGCTGATGCCCTGCACCACAAACATGACAAGAGAA AGCGCCAAGGGAAGAGTGCACCCCCAGCAGGAGATGAGCCACTGGCGGAAACAGAGAGTGAAAGCGAGGCAGAGTTGGCTGGCTTCTCTCCAGTG GTGGATGTGAAGAAAACAGCCCTGGCCTTGGCTATTACAGACTCTGAGCTGTCAGATGAGGAGGCCTCTATCTTAGAGAGCGGCGGTTTCTCTGTATCTCGGGCCACCACTCCACAACTGACAGATGTTTCTGAAG ATTTGGACCAGCAGAGCCTGCCAAGTGAGCCAGAAGAGGCTCTGAACCGAGAACTGGGGGACGGGGAAGAGACAGAGCTGGCCTCTCCTGAAGACCTGCTAAGTGCGCCTCCAGCCCTCTCAAAGCAAGCTCTGGATACAGAAGAGGAGGGAGCTGCAGACAAGGAAACCTTGCTTCAGCTCTCATCCCCTCTTCACTTTGTGAATACGCACTTCAATGGGGCAGGGTCCCCCCAAGATGGAGTGAAATGCCCTCCTGGTGGACCAGtgaagaccctgagcccagaggCA GACTCACCTCAACCCCTGGCTgctcctgaggaggaagaggcactCACAACTGAGGACTTTGAGTTGCTGGATCAGGGGGAGCTGGAGCAACTGAATGCAGAGCTGGGCTTGGGACCAGAGATGCCCCCAAAGCCCCCTGatgttctgcctcctcctcccctgggGGCAGACAGCCATTCCCTGGTACAGTCAGACCAAGAGGCTCATGCAGAGGTTGAGCCATGA
- the Retreg2 gene encoding reticulophagy regulator 2 isoform X1: protein MASSGGGNTGAGGTSGLGLGLGLSLGMGEATGDAEEEAAAAEAVGRLATSLWLRLRGWEAVLAAAQRLLVWEKPLHSLVTAATLNGLFWLLSSSSLRPFFLLSISLLTYFLLDLWHPRFLPDVSAPPPEEPHSDSEGAGSGAQPHLLSVPELCRYLAESWLTFQIHLQELLQYKRQNPAQFCARVCSGCAVLAVLGHYVPGIMISYIVLLSILLWPLVVYHELIQRMYTRLEPLLMQLDYSMKAEADALHHKHDKRKRQGKSAPPAGDEPLAETESESEAELAGFSPVVDVKKTALALAITDSELSDEEASILESGGFSVSRATTPQLTDVSEDLDQQSLPSEPEEALNRELGDGEETELASPEDLLSAPPALSKQALDTEEEGAADKETLLQLSSPLHFVNTHFNGAGSPQDGVKCPPGGPVKTLSPEAVSGDLMAPSSTLSPQLCLAESGPVTPLSPSVLPSLPQDSPQPLAAPEEEEALTTEDFELLDQGELEQLNAELGLGPEMPPKPPDVLPPPPLGADSHSLVQSDQEAHAEVEP from the exons ATGGCGAGCAGCGGTGGCGGTAACACCGGCGCGGGTGGCACCTCGgggctgggcctgggcctggggctGAGCCTCGGCATGGGTGAGGCCACTGGCGACGCGGAGGAGGAGGCGGCCGCAGCCGAGGCAGTGGGACGCTTAGCCACGTCCCTGTGGCTGCGGCTCCGCGGCTGGGAGGCCGTGCTGGCGGCCGCACAGCGACTGCTGGTTTGGGAGAAGCCGCTGCACAGCCTGGTCACGGCGGCCACACTCAACGGCCTCTTCTG GTTGTTGTCTTCGTCGTCCCTCCGGCCCTTCTTCCTGCTCAGCATCTCACTTTTGACCTATTTTCTACTGGATCTCTGGCATCCTCGCTTTCTCCCTGACGTTTCAG CACCACCCCCTGAAGAACCACATTCTGACAG TGAGGGTGCGGGGTCAGGCGCCCAGCCGCACCTGCTGAGTGTGCCCGAGTTGTGCAGATACCTGGCTGAGAGCTGGCTCACCTTCCAGATTCACCTGCAAGAGCTGTTGCAGTACAAGAGGCAGAATCCAGCTCAG TTCTGTGCTCGAGTCTGTTCTGGCTGTGCTGTGCTAGCTGTGTTGGGACACTATGTTCCAGGGATTATGATTTCCTACATTGTCT TGCTGAGTATCCTGCTGTGGCCCCTGGTGGTTTATCATGAGTTGATCCAGAGGATGTATACTCGCCTGGAGCCCTTGCTCATGCAGCTGGACTACAGCATGAAAGCTGAAGCTGATGCCCTGCACCACAAACATGACAAGAGAA AGCGCCAAGGGAAGAGTGCACCCCCAGCAGGAGATGAGCCACTGGCGGAAACAGAGAGTGAAAGCGAGGCAGAGTTGGCTGGCTTCTCTCCAGTG GTGGATGTGAAGAAAACAGCCCTGGCCTTGGCTATTACAGACTCTGAGCTGTCAGATGAGGAGGCCTCTATCTTAGAGAGCGGCGGTTTCTCTGTATCTCGGGCCACCACTCCACAACTGACAGATGTTTCTGAAG ATTTGGACCAGCAGAGCCTGCCAAGTGAGCCAGAAGAGGCTCTGAACCGAGAACTGGGGGACGGGGAAGAGACAGAGCTGGCCTCTCCTGAAGACCTGCTAAGTGCGCCTCCAGCCCTCTCAAAGCAAGCTCTGGATACAGAAGAGGAGGGAGCTGCAGACAAGGAAACCTTGCTTCAGCTCTCATCCCCTCTTCACTTTGTGAATACGCACTTCAATGGGGCAGGGTCCCCCCAAGATGGAGTGAAATGCCCTCCTGGTGGACCAGtgaagaccctgagcccagaggCAGTGAGTGGTGACCTAATGGCTCCATCCAGCACCCTCTCACCCCAACTTTGCCTTGCTGAAAGTGGTCCAGTtacccccctctctccctctgtgctccCATCCCTTCCCCAGGACTCACCTCAACCCCTGGCTgctcctgaggaggaagaggcactCACAACTGAGGACTTTGAGTTGCTGGATCAGGGGGAGCTGGAGCAACTGAATGCAGAGCTGGGCTTGGGACCAGAGATGCCCCCAAAGCCCCCTGatgttctgcctcctcctcccctgggGGCAGACAGCCATTCCCTGGTACAGTCAGACCAAGAGGCTCATGCAGAGGTTGAGCCATGA